One part of the Equus asinus isolate D_3611 breed Donkey chromosome 30, EquAss-T2T_v2, whole genome shotgun sequence genome encodes these proteins:
- the EPHX1 gene encoding epoxide hydrolase 1, translating into MWLEILLTSVLGFVIYWFVSRDKEETLPLEDGWWGPGSRPTGREDESIRPFKVETSDEEINDLHQRIDKARLTPPLEDSRFHYGFNSNYLKQIVSYWRNEFDWKKQVEILNRYPHFKTKIEGLDIHFIHVKPPQLPSGRTPKPLLMVHGWPGSFYEFYKIIPFLTDPKSHGLGDEHVFEVICPCIPGYGFSEASSKKGFNTVATARIFYKLMLRLGFQEFYVQGGDWGALICTNIAQLVPSHVKGLHLNMAFVLRSFYTLTLPLGRHFAGLFGYTQKDVELMYPFKEKVFYSLMRESGYMHIQATKPDTVGCALNDSPVGLAAYILEKFSTWTKSEFRDLEDGGLERKFSLDDLLTNIMLYWTTGSITSSQRFYKENLGQGYMAHKHERMKVYVPTGFAAFPCELLHAPENWVKFKYPKLISYSYMPRGGHFAAFEEPQLLAQDIRKFVGLLERQ; encoded by the exons ATGTGGCTGGAAATTCTGCTCACCTCCGTTCTGGGCTTTGTCATCTACTGGTTCGTCTCCAGGGACAAGGAGGAAACTTTGCCGCTTGAAGATGGGTGGTGGGGGCCTGGGTCGAGGCCCACGGGCCGGGAGGACGAGAGCATCCGTCCTTTCAAGGTGGAAACGTCAGATGAGGAGATCAAC GACTTACACCAGAGGATCGACAAGGCCCGTTTGACCCCGCCATTGGAGGACAGCCGCTTCCACTACGGTTTCAACTCCAACTATCTGAAGCAAATCGTCTCCTACTGGCGGAATGAATTTGACTGGAAGAAACAGGTGGAGATTCTCAACAGATACCCCCACTTCAAGACCAAGATTGAAG GGCTGGACATCCACTTCATCCACGTGAAGCCCCCGCAGCTGCCCTCTGGCCGCACCCCAAAGCCCTTGCTGATGGTGCACGGCTGGCCCGGCTCCTTCTACGAGTTTTATAAGATCATCCCGTTCCTCACTGACCCCAAGAGCCACGGCCTGGGCGACGAGCATGTTTTTGAAGTCATCTGCCCTTGCATTCCTGGCTACGGCTTCTCAGAGGCGTCCTCCAAGAAGG GCTTTAACACCGTGGCCACTGCCAGGATCTTCTATAAGCTGATGCTGCGGCTGGGCTTCCAGGAATTCTATGTTCAAGGAGGGGACTGGGGGGCCTTGATCTGTACCAACATAGCCCAGCTGGTGCCCAG CCACGTGAAAGGCCTGCACTTGAACATGGCTTTCGTTTTAAGAAGTTTCTACACCCTGACCCTTCCCCTGGGACGGCATTTCGCGGGGCTTTTCGGCTACACCCAAAAGGATGTGGAGCTGATGTACCCCTTCAAGGAGAAGGTCTTCTACAGCCTAATGAGGGAGAGCGGCTACATGCACATCCAGGCCACCAAGCCCGACACCGTGG GCTGCGCTCTCAATGACTCTCCCGTGGGACTGGCTGCCTATATTCTAGAGAAGTTTTCCACCTGGACCAAGTCGGAGTTCCGAGACCTGGAGGATGGAGGCCTGGAGAG GAAGTTCTCCCTGGACGACCTGCTGACCAACATCATGCTCTACTGGACAACGGGCAGCATCACCTCCTCCCAGCGCTTCTACAAGGAGAACCTGGGACAGGGCTACATGGCCCACAAGCACGAGCG GATGAAGGTCTATGTGCCCACCGGCTTTGCTGCCTTCCCGTGTGAGCTGTTGCACGCCCCGGAAAACTGGGTGAAGTTCAAGTACCCGAAACTGATCTCCTATTCCTACATGCCCCGTGGGGGCCATTTCGCCGCCTTCGAGGAGCCACAGCTGCTGGCTCAGGACATCCGCAAGTTCGTCGGGCTGCTGGAGCGGCAGTGA